The Amphiura filiformis chromosome 13, Afil_fr2py, whole genome shotgun sequence genome segment acaactggtaccttaattattagtaataattattatattattaatttataatttttttagcaAATATGATTTCTTTATAACCAAGCATTTCAATAttaacatcttcattttgggGCCTCGCAAAGTTTGGGGCCCTGTGCACAGGCCAATCTGGCGCAATGGTTAATCCGGGCCTGCGTACCATGATGTTGTAGAACATACCTAAACATACTAAAAACGGTGTCTATGGCATAATTAAGGGCAAGAAATTTCTTCTCTGTTTACAAACTTTTTTCTCTGTTTTATCCATCTGTTTGAAAAAGTAGCACCATATTTGTCCagatcttttgttttatattattctcCTCTTTTTTACTGAAAACAATACATAGTCCCAGATTTTCAcattcttttgtattgtattatataatTCTTCTCTGTTTTGATCCTATTGGTGAACTTGTAAAGTCTAATCTATAACAGATAACATTTCGAACAGATTAACAATCACATATATTACGGTAAAACTCAACTATACCTCGATCAGTGCAAAATATGCGGGCTTTATAACATGACGGACGAATGTTTTTCAGTTGGACACCATAAGAAAAGCAtcgattttcaaaatgttttgtttttcccCTCTCTTTCAAAACAGAGGAATAATTTCTAGCCCTAAATCGTGCCGCCTATCTATTAAAAGCACCAAGAAGACAGCTCCTCTCACCCTTGACATCTAAAGAAATCTCTTATTTTTCGCATAACCCCGGTAAATATTAGCATGAAAAGTTTTCTTTTAATGatatgaacaaaaaaaaaagtgacaGCCTCTCCCTCATGGACCAGGCCTATGTTATTATGGGCCATTGAGACACGATACGCACCTTTGCATCTAGTACATGTAATGTAGaacaaaacttggattttttttttaaattttggttttgataGGACTCCGTGTAAGGTTTAATTTATGGTGTTGTCTAATTACATTATACGGAGGCCTATTACCGAATAAAAATATGATTCCAAGTTTCGAGTTGCATTGCTCCAGCGGGGCCCGGGTGTACATATGAAAATCATATCACAacggcccatagaacagtacataGGTTGCTGGATATTCATGTTGTTCTCTTATGTGCACTGACTAGGATTTGTTGGACTCAACTGTACTATACCTGTATTATACCACTCCTATGTAAACTGATTCGGAATCGGATTTGGTGGTCTGTACCACATTTACTGGTTGAACTGGTTTGGATTCGGATTTGATGGTCTCGACCTCCCCTCTGGTAACTGGATGTTCTTCTTGTTGTCGTGTTTGAACTGACTCTGACTCGGATTGTGTGGTCTCGACCTCACCATTGGTAACTGTATGTTTTTCTTGTTGTCGTGTGTGAACTGCCTCAGACTCGGATTGTCTGGTCTCGACCTCACCACTGGTAACTGGATGTTTTTCTTGTTCTCGTGTGTGAGCTGATTCGGACTTGGATTGGGTGGTCTCGACCTCCCCACTGGTTACTGGATGTTCCTCTTGTTCTCGTGTGTGAACTGATTCGGACTCGGATTGGGTGGTCTCGATCTCACCGCTGGTTACTGGATGTTCTTCTTGTTCTCGTGTGTGAACTGACTCTGAATCTGATTGGGTGGTCTCGACCTCACCACTGGTAATTGGATGTTCTCCTTGTTCTCGTTTGTGCACTGATTCGGACTCGGGTTTGGCGGTCACGACCTCACCACTGGTTACAGGGTGTTTTTCCTGTTCTTGTATGGGTGCGGACTCGGACTTGTCTTTGGTGAAGTCGACTATACCATTGATTACTGAATTTGCTTGTTGTTCACCTGTATGTAGGCATACACTGTCATGACTAGATAGACAACATAGGCAAGGCAACTGAGGCTTTAATTTATCGTTTTCTCCGGTAATGTGAAATAGAATTACCATGAACACGATACCTGCGATGTATCCACACCACACTACCACGGCTACTGGTATTCCGTACCAGGTATCATAACCACCAGCAACAAACCAAGGAAGGAACATTGATGTGTTGGCTATAAATTGTGTGCAAAGGAAAACTAACACTGAGGTGAGGCTATCCCTTGTGGTAGATATAAAAAGCCACGTTATAAACATGCTAGGAAAGCTGTACATGAGCAAATGAAAAAATTCAACCCAGGTCCATTCTGTACGTTGTAGCATAGCTCTTTCTATCATATTCATTACATAATACACTGTAACGACAGGAACAATTCTCCACGTGTAGTAGGAAGCAAAGAGTGCCATTGATATCGCAGTTGGGAAAATTGTCAGTAGAAGCCACGCCGACAGGCAGACGTGAGCAGCAAGCAATCTATATCCTTCCAATCTAGGCCTAGTGTGTTTGCTACGCAATGGCTGAATCGTCAATGCGTACGTTGATCTGGATACCCACATCAACGACGACACGGAGAAGACAACACTGACAACTGAgaaagaaagttaaaaaatattagtataatTAGTACTTTTGTACATCTTTTTAAACATTTGCCTAACCGACGCAGTGATAAATTAGAGGtcgacatgttcactttatacatgtacaattagTGAGGTCgttgaagatataaaaaaaaacaggtcctgCCCGGAAACAATtgttaacaagctgatttttgcaccagataaGCAGAATGCATTGTAGAACAACAAATCCAAAATCCGCAAAAATCCGCTGTGGGGAATTTTtgttatccaagatggccgccaaaatggccgtcaTAACATATAATTTAccgtatctcagcttctgaagcggATATGATGacgattttagtgtctttgaatagatacaagaggtcagagaattcaaatttgtacacaaCCGGTGAAAATACTATAAGTGAGTATAGCCTAATCACTCAGAACGGTGGTCAACCGATGGCTactgttgtacaaggctcactcagtcatttaataaggcaatacaaacgatcgcatttggtgttgaaattagcacaattttgagttacaccttttcaatgtaacaTTAAtcttctcggtcaaatgaaaagcaattttgtcagtAAATTtcaggaaaaactataatgcttgatactgatttttttttttttttttttaataaaccttttagcttttcaaagtaatatagttcgctaatgaaggat includes the following:
- the LOC140167166 gene encoding uncharacterized protein; protein product: MPSLGFLKDLYALVLYLFDVGSDIAVGVLYIMDGDTWWGSVTLTFAVVALVLTNIIVVKQPIYSSARYGGSSQRKKVFRVFATLQLGMLYVLLYKFIKRRQYDSYDVQVNVVRLIEAFVESAPQLVLQLYIMTQMTSVKWLTVVSVVFSVSSLMWVSRSTYALTIQPLRSKHTRPRLEGYRLLAAHVCLSAWLLLTIFPTAISMALFASYYTWRIVPVVTVYYVMNMIERAMLQRTEWTWVEFFHLLMYSFPSMFITWLFISTTRDSLTSVLVFLCTQFIANTSMFLPWFVAGGYDTWYGIPVAVVVWCGYIAGIVFMVILFHITGENDKLKPQLPCLCCLSSHDSVCLHTGEQQANSVINGIVDFTKDKSESAPIQEQEKHPVTSGEVVTAKPESESVHKREQGEHPITSGEVETTQSDSESVHTREQEEHPVTSGEIETTQSESESVHTREQEEHPVTSGEVETTQSKSESAHTREQEKHPVTSGEVETRQSESEAVHTRQQEKHTVTNGEVETTQSESESVQTRQQEEHPVTRGEVETIKSESKPVQPVNVVQTTKSDSESVYIGVV